CACCAAGGGAGGGGGTAAATACACCGAGAGAGTGGACTACGCAAAGGGGCACCCCAAAAACCCCATGACCGACGCCGAGCTTGAGGATAAGTTCAACACACTAACCCGCGACGTACTGCCGGAGGAGGCTAGGAGGAGGGCGCTGGAGATTATGTGGAGACTGGAGGACTACAGCGCGGCGGACCTCCTCGAGGCTCTTGTAAAGTAGCTATTTTTTCTCTGCTTTCCAATCTACGAGGCTGTGCACAGGCCTGCCCTTCATTTTCATTACGTGCGCCGTGGCTGAAAGCGCCGCGGCGACCCCCATGGCGGCTGAGATCACGGCTTGTTTATAGGGGTAGGCCACTATGTCGCCGGCGGCGAACACCCCCGGCGTCTTCGTCCTGCCTTCCCAGTCTGCGATGATTTCGCCCCTCTCGTTTAGATCCACTAGGTGCCTTACGAAGTCGCTCTTGGTGACGTAGCCCACTTCTACAAAAACCGCCGCGACTGGAAGCTCCTGCACCTCTCCGGTCTTCCTGTTTTTCACGACGACGGCTCTCACCTTTGTATCGCCTTTTATCTCCACCACCTCGCTGTTGGGCACAAGCACAGCCTTGCCGAGCTTCTTTGCCTGCTCTAGAAACTCCTCGTCGTGGATTGGCCTCTCCGAGGGGAATATCCAGTAGAACTTGTTAGAGGTGGAGGAGAGGATTGTCACAGGCTCCCTCGCCAAGTCGCCCCAGCTGACCAGGGCGATGTCTTGCCCTTTGAAAAACGGCGCGTCGCAGATGGTGCAGTAGGAGACGCCCTTGTTTTTAAACTTGGCCTCGCCCGGCACCCCCAGCTCCTTCGGCGTCTTGCCAAACGCCAGTATCAAGGCGAGGCTCTTGTACTCGTCGCCGCCCTCGGTCCTCACGACAAACACGTCGCCCTGCTTCTCCACGGTCTTAACCTCGTCGAATATAATCTCAGCGCCGAAGGTCCTCGCCTGTTGCTCAACTCTCTTGGCGAGCTCAGGCCCCGAGATTTTGTGGATAGCTGGGTAGTTCTCGATGAGAGTCGTCATGTTGAGCTGGCCGCCGAGGTCCTTGCTGATCACCAGCGTCTTCAGCCTCTGACGCGCCGTGTACAACGCCGCGGACAGCCCGGCGATGCCCGCGCCTACGATAATCACATCGTAGTCCACCTCCATGACCACCGTTTCCAATGTCCATTTTTAAGATTTCTACAGCAGTAAAGTTTTTAAAAGGGGTCCATTGGCCACCTTCGTGTCTTCAAAAGAGCAGGAGGCTCAGAAAGGCAAGCAGGGCTGGATCACTCCGGCGGTGATACCGCCGGAGGAGTGGGCCACTTTTAGATACCGAGGTAAGACGCTGGAAGAGTTGCTAAATATGCCAATGGACGAGTTTATTAAACTTCTGCCAGCTCGCCAGAGGAGGAGCCTAAAGAGGGGGCTGAAGCCAGAGCACAGAAAGCTACTGGAGAAGATCAGGAAGGCCAAGAGGCTGGCCGCTCAGGGGAAGAAGGTCGTGATAAAGACCCACGCCCGCGACATGATAATATTCCCAGAGATGGTCGGCTTGACTATCCAGGTGTACAACGGCATCACCTACATACCTGTGTACATATCGCCGTGGCACATAGGGCACTACCTAGGCGAATTCGCACTAACGACGAAAGTCGTGCAACACGGCGAACCCGGGCTGAAGGCCACGAGGTCCTCGCTACACATAGCGGCGAAGTAGTATGACCACGGTCAAGCTCCAGGCAAGGCCAAAGCCAGGCGACACCTTTACGCTACCTAATGGAAAGAGGGTAGAGGTGAGGGACATAGGCGTGCCCTACGTCCTGCCGCCAGCCGCCGTCTGCGACGACCCGCTCTGCCCGTGGCACGGCCATTTAAAAATTAGGCTGAAGCTCCTCGAGGTGACCGTCGAGAAGGTGAGGATGCACAAAGCCGCCGTGGTGACCCACGAGTGGGTACACTACATCAGGAAGTACAACAGGTATGAGCGCAGGAGGAGGAGAATGAGGGTGAGAGTCCCCGAGTGTATCGAGGTGAAGCCGGGGGACAAGGTGATCATAGCAGAAACGAGGCCGCTCTCCAAGACAATATCCTGGGTAGTCATAGGCAAAAAGGAGGACGTAACTGAGTGGACTGCCAAGCACGAAGTCCTGGGGACCTAAACTAGCAACCATAGGAGGCCCGAATAGGATTCGTACTGCGTCAATTATATATTGGACACATTTCCAAGAACCCATGGAAGGGAGATTTTTTCCAAACCGCGTTGTTGATAGCCGCGCTAGCGGCGGCCATGTCAGCCGCCTCTCCACACAGGCCAGCGTATACGTCGGATTACATCTGTCTGGATGCTTTAGACGTGGGGATTTCTAATCCCCATAGCGTCGCGCTGAGCGTCTACGTAGACGGCGAGGGGTTCCGCCCAACCGCCCTGTACGTCGAGGGCGATGTCGTGTCAGGAGTCTTTCCAAACATAACAAACGTGGTGTATACAGTGGTGATGCCGCAAAAAGCTAAGAGGGTCTGTCTTGACCTGCCTATTTCTAACTCTGCGCCAGATTCCGTGCAGAGGGCCGCAGAGGCATACGCGAGGGCAAAGGGGCACCTATACGCAGTCGCTACCCCGAAAGGACGCGGCTACCTCTTGGTGGAGAACCGAACTGCTGATATCCCGCCTTTTGTTAAGTGGCCCGGCGGCGGCGCCACGGCGAAGCCGACAGATAGGCGGGAGGTCGTGCCGCGGGGCGGCAAGAGGGGCGGGGAGCCGGTGGCCTCGGTCACGGCTAACGTGGGCGACGTGGTGGGCTACATCCGTAGCGTTGCGTATAACTTCACGAGATACCCGGGCGGTTGCACGAGGAATCCATACCGGATTGCCCTACCCAACGGCACGTTGTGGATTGAGTTTATCCTCACCAACGCGACGACGCGTGGAGACTATACAGTTTATATAGATATATACGACGCCCCGGTGGGGGGCGCTACGGTGTTTTACGACGTATATGGACAGCGTGTGACTGTCGATAAGAGGTCGCCGACCTACCTAGCTAGGCACGTGGATGTGCCACCCGCGGCTCAGGACAGAATCATATATTTAGAGGTGTGGACCTGCGGCGGCCCGCCCGGTGTTTTAGATGGATACATCGTGTTTAGGGTGCGGACGAGTGACTACTACGCCGACTATGTGCGCTACCCCATCCAGCCCGGCGCCGTGGTTGTTGTGAAAAACACCCTTACAAGCCCCAGCCTAAATGATATGTACTCTAACACCACTCACGTAGTCCTTCCGCCTTTCGAAACTCCGCCCGGCCACTGGGTAGGAACCGGCGCGCTGGCCGCCGACGTCACAATTAAGCTCTGCACCACGAGCTCCTCCACGCCGCCGCCCTCCTACTTCGGACCGCTGAACCTGTACTACGGCCCCTACTGGGTAGCCTCAACATCCGTGGCGGCGCAGAGTTGCGGCTGGCAGAGTATTGGCGGCTACAGTCTCTACTGCTGCACCTACAGGGCCAATACCTGGAGCTGGATAAACGCCCAGGATCAAGTCGCCACGGCATATTCGCTGAGAAATCCACTCGGGTTCCCAGTAATCCTAGGCCCTATACCCAGCTCCAGCGCCATCGTGTACTCGGACGCCGTTATTAACACGCTTTACTACAGAGGCCAGAGGAGGCCCGACATAGCGCCACCGGATTCGAGTATTTACTCAGGCTACGCCCACAACTTCGCAGATGTTGTACTAAACTATCTAAATGTGAGGGGCACATCTGGCGTGGGCATTAGAATAGACGTAAGGACACAATTTTCAGGTGGAAGTAGCGCTATCCCATACATTCCTATAGCCCTCTCTCCACTTAGGATAACAACGCCAACCTCTTCTATAGTGTATAGCCAGCCTGATAGGGTAGACATAATGCTGAGAAGCCCCTATGCCATGTACTCACCTGGACTCGTAGGCGGCGGGAAAACTCTAATCCCAGATCCTAGTGGTAGACAAGCTTTTGAATCTATATCGGCCGTGCTCGACGGCCTTGGGATCTTGGCCAAGGGTCTTCAGTTTGTAAATTATTTTGCTAAGAATCCGTACGTGGCTGGCGCCGCCGTTGCCATGTCTTTCATAAGCAGTGTAGGGCAGCGTGTGGTAAGCTCCGCCTATAGCACTGTCACCACTTCTAGTGCCGCGTCTTACACTACTACCGTGATGGTGAACATAGGATGGGCCGAGAAGCGCACACAGCACGCGACTGCGCTATATATACAAATAGATGCTA
The sequence above is drawn from the Pyrobaculum ferrireducens genome and encodes:
- a CDS encoding 30S ribosomal protein S17, giving the protein MTTVKLQARPKPGDTFTLPNGKRVEVRDIGVPYVLPPAAVCDDPLCPWHGHLKIRLKLLEVTVEKVRMHKAAVVTHEWVHYIRKYNRYERRRRRMRVRVPECIEVKPGDKVIIAETRPLSKTISWVVIGKKEDVTEWTAKHEVLGT
- a CDS encoding 30S ribosomal protein S19; its protein translation is MSSKEQEAQKGKQGWITPAVIPPEEWATFRYRGKTLEELLNMPMDEFIKLLPARQRRSLKRGLKPEHRKLLEKIRKAKRLAAQGKKVVIKTHARDMIIFPEMVGLTIQVYNGITYIPVYISPWHIGHYLGEFALTTKVVQHGEPGLKATRSSLHIAAK
- a CDS encoding NAD(P)/FAD-dependent oxidoreductase, yielding MEVDYDVIIVGAGIAGLSAALYTARQRLKTLVISKDLGGQLNMTTLIENYPAIHKISGPELAKRVEQQARTFGAEIIFDEVKTVEKQGDVFVVRTEGGDEYKSLALILAFGKTPKELGVPGEAKFKNKGVSYCTICDAPFFKGQDIALVSWGDLAREPVTILSSTSNKFYWIFPSERPIHDEEFLEQAKKLGKAVLVPNSEVVEIKGDTKVRAVVVKNRKTGEVQELPVAAVFVEVGYVTKSDFVRHLVDLNERGEIIADWEGRTKTPGVFAAGDIVAYPYKQAVISAAMGVAAALSATAHVMKMKGRPVHSLVDWKAEKK